Proteins from one Piscinibacter lacus genomic window:
- a CDS encoding sigma-70 family RNA polymerase sigma factor, producing MATAAPDDFDHAAALEACARGERFALRQIYERESRWLLGVALRIVRDRDTAHDVLQDAFLQIWQRAGSYQRSLGSARGWIYTVVRHRALDVQRKAGREISVGDAVEDLADALPILHDEPPERLPGELRALERCLAGLEAKRRECIVRAFVEGHTHEQIALQLATPVGTVKSWIRRGLVSLKECLS from the coding sequence ATGGCCACCGCCGCCCCGGACGATTTCGACCATGCCGCAGCCCTTGAAGCCTGCGCCCGCGGCGAGCGCTTTGCGCTGCGCCAGATCTATGAACGCGAGTCGCGCTGGCTGCTCGGCGTGGCGCTGCGCATCGTGCGCGACCGCGACACCGCGCATGACGTGCTGCAAGACGCCTTCCTGCAGATCTGGCAGCGCGCCGGCAGCTACCAGCGCTCGCTGGGCTCGGCGCGCGGCTGGATCTACACGGTGGTGCGCCACCGCGCGCTGGACGTGCAGCGCAAGGCCGGCCGCGAGATCAGCGTCGGCGATGCCGTCGAGGACCTGGCCGATGCCCTGCCCATCCTGCACGACGAGCCCCCCGAGCGCCTGCCGGGCGAGCTGCGCGCGCTCGAGCGCTGCCTGGCCGGGCTGGAGGCCAAGCGCCGCGAGTGCATCGTCCGGGCCTTCGTCGAAGGCCACACCCATGAACAGATCGCCCTGCAACTGGCCACGCCGGTGGGGACGGTCAAAAGCTGGATCCGCCGCGGTCTGGTTTCGCTGAAGGAATGCCTGTCATGA
- a CDS encoding anti-sigma factor, giving the protein MNLTDRDERTASAGEYVLGTLSAEERQAFEAALVNDAGLQAETAYWQDRLLPLAHHVGTAAPAAGLWSRIEARLPASRARDEVDGLAVEAANDSLWRRLRVWQGVSALATAAALVMGVMLSEQVERDARGAVAPRYLAVLEAPDDKRNGWLVEATAGGRLRLVPIVPPEAVPAGKALQFWTKAEGAAGPTSLGLVQPGQVVELPVERMPTLGARQLFELTLEPEAGSPIGRPTGPILYLGRTVQL; this is encoded by the coding sequence ATGAACCTCACCGATCGAGACGAGCGCACGGCCTCGGCCGGCGAATACGTGCTCGGCACCCTGTCGGCCGAGGAGCGCCAGGCCTTCGAGGCCGCCCTGGTCAACGATGCCGGCCTTCAGGCCGAGACCGCCTACTGGCAGGACCGCCTGCTGCCCCTGGCCCATCACGTCGGCACGGCCGCCCCGGCGGCTGGCCTGTGGTCGCGCATCGAGGCGCGGCTGCCGGCATCGAGAGCGCGTGACGAGGTCGATGGTCTGGCCGTGGAGGCTGCCAACGACAGCCTGTGGCGCCGGCTTCGCGTCTGGCAGGGCGTGAGCGCCCTGGCCACCGCCGCGGCGCTGGTGATGGGCGTGATGCTGAGCGAGCAGGTCGAGCGGGATGCACGCGGCGCCGTCGCGCCGCGTTACCTGGCTGTGCTGGAGGCGCCGGACGACAAGCGCAATGGCTGGCTGGTCGAGGCCACGGCCGGGGGCCGCTTGCGCCTGGTGCCCATCGTGCCGCCCGAGGCGGTGCCGGCCGGCAAGGCCTTGCAGTTCTGGACCAAGGCCGAGGGCGCGGCGGGCCCGACCTCGCTGGGCTTGGTGCAGCCCGGCCAGGTGGTCGAGCTGCCGGTCGAGCGCATGCCCACCCTGGGCGCGCGCCAGCTCTTCGAGCTGACGCTGGAGCCCGAGGCCGGTT
- a CDS encoding metallophosphoesterase, with the protein MRLQILSDLHLETEDFTPVPAPGAEALLLAGDIDAGWEGYRKFAGWPVPVYAIAGNHEFDQREWNEAWPALRAHLQGLGIRLLEKEAVLLQGADGRRHRLLACTRWCDFDLFGPSRRDKALRAARYFVDVMRSTRNGLPFDAAAVREEALDSRAWLAAALRQAPPPDPADPGHWHSTVVMTHFAPSLRSADPRYGAQPATASFCNADDALLPAAAVWIHGHLHCRHDYTVVHEGGGQTRVVCLARGHSRRGEAEGHDPLACLSL; encoded by the coding sequence ATGCGCCTGCAGATCCTGTCCGACCTGCACCTGGAAACCGAGGACTTCACGCCCGTGCCCGCGCCGGGCGCGGAGGCTCTGCTGCTGGCCGGCGACATCGACGCCGGCTGGGAGGGCTACCGCAAGTTCGCGGGCTGGCCGGTGCCGGTCTATGCGATTGCCGGCAACCATGAGTTCGACCAGCGCGAGTGGAACGAGGCCTGGCCCGCGCTGCGCGCGCACCTGCAGGGCCTGGGCATCCGGCTGCTAGAAAAGGAGGCCGTGCTGCTGCAAGGCGCCGACGGCCGTCGCCACCGCCTGCTGGCCTGCACCCGCTGGTGCGACTTCGACCTCTTCGGCCCCTCGCGCCGCGACAAGGCCCTGCGCGCCGCGCGCTACTTCGTCGACGTGATGCGCAGCACGCGCAACGGCCTGCCCTTCGACGCGGCGGCCGTGCGCGAGGAGGCGCTCGACAGCCGCGCCTGGCTGGCCGCCGCGCTGCGCCAGGCGCCGCCGCCCGACCCGGCCGACCCCGGCCACTGGCACAGCACGGTGGTGATGACGCATTTCGCCCCCAGCCTGAGGAGCGCCGACCCGCGCTACGGCGCGCAACCCGCCACCGCCAGCTTCTGCAATGCCGACGATGCCCTGCTGCCGGCCGCGGCGGTGTGGATACACGGCCACTTGCACTGCCGCCACGACTACACCGTCGTGCACGAGGGCGGCGGCCAGACCCGCGTCGTCTGCCTGGCCCGCGGCCACAGCCGGCGCGGCGAGGCCGAGGGCCACGATCCGCTGGCCTGCCTCAGCCTTTGA